DNA sequence from the Malus sylvestris chromosome 10, drMalSylv7.2, whole genome shotgun sequence genome:
TCTCAAGACACGTGCTTACACTAAAAGTGAGCCCATTGAGTTCCTAATTATTGTTTGTCATTTGCTCTTCTCGAAACCTGCATTCGCAAGAAGCAATGGGGAGCTTTCAATGGAACTTATATAGGTCGTACCCAGTACACAAGcttccgctttacgcagggtctgggagaggtgaatgtcggctagccttacccccatttatggagaggctgctccaagtctcgaacccgagacctaccgctcatggtgAAGGCACTTTCGATGGAACTTATGAAAGGCCTAAATTACCCCCAATATAATTTCCAAATTACAACACTTATCCTAGCTTGACTCTCTTCGGCGTCTCGGAGCAAACTAGATTTTGCCGCCTTAGCGCTCTGCTTCCAAAGGCCGCCAACAATCCTTCGCAGCTACTCCCATCAGGTTTGCCCACTCTTTTTATGAAGGGAGACAAGGAGCTCGTGGGGACTCTGAGGGATTCACTGAATAGTATGATTCACTCTCTCAGTTATTGTTGCATAATGTAGCCTGAAACAGTACTTGGGGTTTTTTTTCACTCGGTTTCTCAATAAGTGTGAATCTTTATCTTTGTGAATGCTTCAACTTTTAGATTTATTAATGGGAAACTTGTTCAAAGAACAAGACAGTTGGAAGTTAATCAAACAGAATTGTCTTTGTTTGTATTTCAGTTAGAAAATTGATCGGGGAAAACAGTTTGTTGGAGAAGCCGAATCGAGCTCTTACATGTAATAGTCAGTACAATTCATCCAACCTCAGTAATAGTCAGTACAAGCCATCCTCGGTGTCAAAAGAATCGTTCATCGCTGTGAAATTCGATACCAGGTTTGATCCTATGGTTGCTGACATCAATGGTTACCACATTAGTATTGATGTGAACACGGTTGTGTATGTTGCCTGTGTTGATGTTGTTTTAAGAGGAATTGATTTGAAAAGTGGGAGGGAGGTTACTGCTTGATTGACTGCAGAGATGCTGTCAAGATGGTTCGGGTTTTGGTCGGATACTCGTCAACTAGGCCTCCAACGCCTCTTCTTGTTGCTCAGATTGACCTCTCCAACCAGTTCAAGGAGTTCATGCGTGTCGGTTTCTCTGCCTCGAATGGGCAGGGCTCTTCAATTCACATTGTTGACAGGTGGAGATTCAAGACTTTCGGATCTCTTCCAACCGAGATTACTAcggatgagtttgaagaagtggaCTGCTTCACGTGCTCTTCACCAGAAGATTCAAGTACCAAAAGCAGCCTAGAAAATCGTTCTCAtggaagaaaaacaaaggtACTGGAGATGGCTCTTGGTTTGGGAGGTTGAGCAGCATTTGTCCTCTCCATATTCGCATTCCGTTTTGTCATTTGTTTTGTATGTGTGAAGAAGAGAAAGGTCACTGCCAAAAGGAGCAGAGAGGGCAAGACTTGTTGAGTTGAGGCGAATAAAGTTCAGAAAAGTTTGTCACTAAGATCAGCTACAATGGGGTTTAACCGAAACAGGGTTGTTGGGGAAGGGGCATCCGCTAAGGTTTATAAAGAGTCTCTGCCCTCTGGTGGATAAGTGGCAGTGAAAAGGTTTGAGAGGCCTGATGGAATTGGTAGTCTGCGTCATCCTTTTACCATGGAGTTTGCAACTATGGTGGGTTGTTTGTGGTACAAGAATCTGGTTCAGCTTCATGGGTGGTGCTGTGAGGGTAATGAGTTAGTCCTGGTGTACTAGTATACCCAATGGAAGCCTCAGCTAAGTTCTTCACAAAAGCTTGAGTTCAGCAATTGTTCTATCCTAGAAGCAAAGACTTAATATAGTTCTCGGAGTCGCATCTGCTCTTGCATATCTTCACGAGGAGTGTGAGAGGCAAATAATTCATAGAGATGTTAAAACTTGCAACATAATGCTCGATGCAGATTTTAATGCCAAACTTGGGGATTTTGGTGTAGCAGAAGTGTATGAGCATAGTTCCATCAGTGCAAGAGAAACAACTATACCGGCCGGAACAATGGGATATCTTGCTCCGGGATACGTTTATTGAGGTGTTCCAACTGTTAAAACTGATGTTTACAGCTTTGGTGTGGTGGTGTTAGAGATGGCGAGGGCGAGAAAGCCGGTGGAGGATGATGGAACAGTGGTGGTTGATTGGGTTTGGATCATGTGGGAAAAAGGGAAACTGATCGAAGCTGCTGATCCGAGGTTGTTGGGGAAATTTGATACGGTAGAGATGGAGAGGATGCTGATGACTGGACTTGCTAGTGTGCACCCGAACCTTATGAAGAGGCCAATGGTGAAGGAAGCTGCAAGGATTCTTATAGGCGAAACGACGCTTCCTCTGCTGCCTTCAAGAAAACCAAAGGTGAGCCTTCGGTCTGTTTTCCTGATGAGTTTGAAGAAATCTCGTTTGCTGTGGTGTTCGGCCAAGTCTTGAACTTGATGATGTACAATATTTGACTCTGAAGAGCCACTTTCGCGAGGATTAGTTGCTCATAATAGATCAAGTAACCTCACAATTAGTAGGATTTCAGTGCAGTTTGTAGAAGAGAAACTAGGAGCTTCTTGTTGACTGGGGacttaataattcaaatgatgttcGAAAGATTGAATTAAGTTTCGTGTTTCATCCAAATATTCCTTTCGAATTTTGTTATTTGTACAACAACAGATGACTGCAGATCAAGACAACAGTGTTTTTCCATTTGTTACAAAAACAGACTGAAACGCGTCAATTCTTTTTCTATAAAAGTTTGAATTCAACTGCCCCGTGTTTACAAAAACAGACTGGTACGGTTCATTCTCGTACCAGGAAGAAACATTGAGGCCAGTGCGCTCGGATAGTATTTGTCCTGCTTCAACTCCAGCCAGCTTTGCCAATTCTTCCCAAGTTTATGATGCAACTGACTTTACAGGGACTGAAatgaaattaagaaatgaaaaactACTGCCATGAGAAATTAAGCAGATTTTTCTTCGTTCCTTataactaggggtgggcacttggaaccgaaaaccgaaaccgaaacacgaatcgaatcaaaccgcaccaaacggtttggttttgcggttttgaaacggtttcggtttcaaaaccgaaccgcggcacacaaaacggtttggtttcgattttgagttttcaaaaccgcaccgaaaccgaaaccgcaccatataataaataaatgttatataacttatattttaaacttttcaaCTAGGTTATAACTTATAGGTTTGTATTATGGCAAACTTAACCTTTCAATTGGGTTGTAAAGTATTGTGAATGGTGATCAAGCTCAATTTTAGTAGATGTGATGCATAAGGATTTAAAGTTTAAAACCTTTGATGCATTGGATGTTGTCTCAATTTTAGTAGTTGTCATTTGTTgcagttttggtacaagttaggTACAAGTTAGCTGCA
Encoded proteins:
- the LOC126587900 gene encoding L-type lectin-domain containing receptor kinase S.6-like, with the translated sequence MARARKPVEDDGTVVVDWVWIMWEKGKLIEAADPRLLGKFDTVEMERMLMTGLASVHPNLMKRPMVKEAARILIGETTLPLLPSRKPKVSLRSVFLMSLKKSRLLWCSAKS